Proteins encoded within one genomic window of Drosophila willistoni isolate 14030-0811.24 chromosome XL unlocalized genomic scaffold, UCI_dwil_1.1 Seg141, whole genome shotgun sequence:
- the LOC6648741 gene encoding calcyclin-binding protein, whose translation MSVEELKSIEAEFAALLEQAKSARVKGVLTQAKAEVEREIVNLEIKARLAAERQAGGSTQQAKRYLHELTDYGWDQSPKFVKLFITLNGVQNCTEDAVTVNYTPSSLQLYVRDLNGKDFGITVNNLLHTIDVEKSYRKIKTDMVAIYLKKAQEGQNWDVLTAIQKRLKQKQDSEMSKSGDNPESELVNIMKKMYNEGDSKTKQMIAKAWTEGQEKAKFGKEFGGGLGDLGDL comes from the exons ATGTCCGTAGAAGAG CTTAAATCCATTGAGGCTGAATTTGCTGCACTGCTGGAACAGGCGAAAAGTGCGCGTGTTAAAGGCGTTCTCACCCAGGCCAAAGCAGAGGTAGAACGTGAAATTGTCAATTTAGAGATTAAGGCTCGTCTGGCCGCTGAGCGTCAAGCAGGTGGCTCTACTCAACAAGCCAAGAG ATATCTACACGAGCTCACCGACTATGGCTGGGATCAGAGTCCCAAATTTGTAAAACTTTTCATCACATTAAATGGCGTTCAAAACTGCACCGAAGACGCCGTCACTGTCAACTACACTCCTTCATCATTGCAACTCTACGTAAGGGACTTAAATGGTAAAGATTTTGGCATCACTGTTAACAACTTGCTGCATACCATTGATGTGGAGAAGAGTTATCGCAAGATCAAAACCGATATGGTGgccatttatttgaaaaaggCCCAAGAGGGCCAAAACTGGGACGTTCTGACTGCCATACAGAAGCGTCTTAAACAGAAACAGGATAGTGAAATGTCCAAGAGCGGCGATAATCCTGAATCAGAATTGGTCAACATAATGAAGAAAATGTACAACGAAGGCGATTCAAAGACAAAGCAAATGATTGCCAAGGCCTGGACTGAAGGTCAGGAGAAGGCTAAATTTGGCAAGGAATTTGGCGGTGGTCTTGGCGACTTGGGTGATCTTTAA
- the LOC6648972 gene encoding protein swallow produces MSLDDESFPADELFDQLSPHVPKRHFQQDFKEHHQPEAFERNAPPFFFNDCSEENSFDEPNKSAKTCVSDPVGLDQDDDQYDDEGNPTNIDNGKTNPQLGNGHSSKSKSFQDIHSVYTKRRYAHVTSKVAKYISDIDKQDQQRRSSSNKIQHHSSMPETLTPTNSNPVRDSLRIVNLSNFLDDGDEMHKSNESLATGSAMKIHDVIEFERLVNENEEMLNEKAQLQNEKERLQSYCNYLQDRFDKKAMETMMLRKNFDIIRNELTNSKDKLKRQQIHGHSMVSLVHHPLSGIERSTQTERNLEIASSSSSRISNLSDLPVVTPHPNLHLNNLTYDSSVGSIEIALLSVAPANPNPRKMNIQPLSLNFSNDSVEVNNNAAHGSSSRPGSSNRTESSQPSSNDSAIDIDRSPFYGGNCEGTYFFDKGNNRVVKLANLLPLNPSGKNNKRATTTNNSDRNTNLLDQSLISTQGVPLMRSKPSLGTRLLRLFGPCTRCHDPHNQSANASSVTYTVSLPLLDDETYNRSRNRNM; encoded by the exons ATGAGCCTGGACGATGAAAGTTTTCCAGCTGATGAGTTATTTGACCAGTTAAGTCCGCATGTCCCCAAGCGGCACTTTCAACAGGATTTTAAAGAACATCATCAGCCGGAGGCATTTGAGCGTAATGCtccgccatttttttttaacgattGCTCTGAAGAGAATTCCTTCGATGAGCCCAATAAAAGTGCAAAGACATGTGTAAGTGATCCCGTAGGATTGGACCAAGATGATGATCAGTATGATGATGAAGGAAATCCCACAAACATTG ATAATGGCAAAACGAATCCCCAATTGGGCAATGGGCATAGCAGCAAATCCAAATCGTTTCAGGACATCCATTCGGTATATACCAAACGTCGTTATGCTCATGTGACCAGCAAAGTGGCAAAATATATATCCGATATCGATAAACAGGATCAACAACGACGCAGTTCATCCAATAAAATTCAACATCATAGCTCAATGCCTGAAACTTTAACACCCACAAATTCGAATCCCGTACGGGATTCCTTACGGATAGTCAATCTCAGCAATTTCCTTGACGATGGGGATGAAATGCACAAATCAAATGAATCCCTGGCAACTGGCAGTGCCATGAAAATTCACGATGTTATTGAATTTGAGCGTCTTGTTAACGAGAATGAAGAAATGCTGAATGAGAAAGCGCAATTGCAGAACGAGAAGGAGCGCCTACAATCCTATTGCAATTATCTACAGGATCGATTCGATAAGAAAGCAATGGAGACAATGATGCTAAGGAAAAATTTCGATATTATCCGAAATGAGCTAACCAATTCCAAAGATAAACTCAAAAGGCAACAAATTCACGGCCATTCAATGGTATCATTGGTTCATCATCCATTGTCTGGTATTGAAAGAAGTACACAAACTGAACGAAATCTAGAAATAGCTTCATCCAGCAGCTCCCGAATATCAAATTTATCAGATTTGCCAGTGGTAACTCCGCATCCGAATTTACATTTGAATAATCTCACATATGATAGCAGTGTTGGTTCCATTGAGATTGCCCTGCTGAGTGTTGCACCAGCCAATCCTAATCCAAGAAAGATGAACATTCAGCCATTATCCTTGAATTTCAGCAACGATAGCGTCGAAGTGAATAACAATG CTGCACATGGTTCTTCTTCACGGCCAGGAAGCTCCAATCGCACCGAGAGCAGCCAACCAAGTAGCAACGACTCAGCCATCGATATTGATCGTTCACCATTCTATGGAGGCAATTGTGAAGGCACCTATTTCTTCGATAAAGGCAATAATCGTGTCGTTAAACTGGCAAATCTATTGCCCCTCAATCCATCAGGCAAGAATAATAAAAGAGCCACTACGACGAACAATAGCGATCGGAATACCAATTTGTTGGATCAATCTTTAATATCCACGCAAGGTGTTCCGTTGATGCGGTCAAAACCATCTTTGGGCACACGTCTATTGCGTCTTTTTGGCCCCTGTACACGGTGTCATGACCCCCACAATCAATCGGCCAATGCTAGTAGTGTCACTTACACAGTGTCCCTTCCTCTCCTGGATGATGAAACCTACAATCGGAGTCGAAATCGCAATATGTGA
- the LOC6648974 gene encoding cell division cycle 7-related protein kinase: MNSKQQCKAGKISYNSSPRPDKVIMNPSGSSGIHSLWHNNINNNNNNTIYNNNGPSAGPEEIKQPSIEPSAVGSGCGGAVIGFGTPIKPTSKPRNKSEEAINDLLERIPDIGQVFDVHSRIGNGTFSTVLLATLKRETNLPDNLRRKFAIKHHIPTSHPDRIMKELQCMTKMGGTDNVVGIHCCMRCDASAAFVMPYMPHDRFHDFYTKMDVQEIRLYMRNLLVALRHVHKFNIIHRDVKPSNFLYNRRRREFLLVDFGLAQHVNLSTMGTAASGAAAAIVPQQQQQQPSAGGAASGTVNGVNTKRPRDCGRAMEMELTPSSVVSSADAVLGGAVKRMRLNEDGGGGKMPLKPVNEIMANPQFASECQTKDHQVQPHDAAGPDEQLAAPSPSTQQSLPRTEQQQQHQPQQQPASSQPHQVAAKYNTNRCGQTSGTAGTGTGTGGGGGGGSASNGNGKCYCFANPSVCINCLMKKEVHASRAGTPGYRPPEVLLKYADQTTAVDIWAAGVIFLSIMSSVYPFFKAPNDYIALAEIVTIFGDRAIRKTAVALERMVTLSQRSRPLNLRNLCLRFRHRAIFSDPKLLRHYESPEGRCDVCKNCDQYFFNCLCEESDYVTEPLDPYECFPASAYDLLQRLLEVNPHKRITAEEALQHAFFVDDQQQREQQLEQKHELLTPRRATQPPSTPIRQTAARRRVPKSKGAAAGIHLQQQQQQQHHATWQPQLPQQQQQQQQQQPPSQLQQSSQQYAVKFELLQTSLNKL, from the exons ATGAACAGTAAACAACAATGTAAAGCAGGAAAAATATCATACAACTCCAGTCCCAGGCCAGATAAAGTTATTATGAATCCCAGCGGCAGTAGTGGAATCCATTCCTTATGGCACAataacatcaacaacaataataataatacaatttATAACAATAATGGACCAAGTGCAGGTCCGGAAGAAATTAAGCAGCCATCTATTGAACCGTCTGCGGTTGGTAGCGGTTGCGGCGGCGCCGTAATCGGATTTGGCACGCCCATTAAGCCCACATCTAAACCCCGCAACAAAAGCGAAG AGGCCATCAATGATTTATTAGAAAGGATACCGGATATTGGTCAGGTTTTTGATGTCCATAGTCGTATTGGTAATGGCACATTCAGCACTGTCCTATTAGCCACTCTCAAACGGGAAACAAATCTGCCGGATAATCTGCGTCGCAAATTTGCAATTAAACATCATATACCTACCAGCCATCCGGATCGTATAATGAAGGAGCTGCAATGCATGACCAAAATGGG tGGCACCGACAATGTCGTTGGCATACATTGTTGCATGCGCTGCGATGCTTCAGCGGCTTTTGTTATGCCCTATATGCCGCACGATCGTTTCCATGATTTCTATACCAAAATGGATGTACAGGAGATACGCTTGTATATGAGGAATCTGCTGGTGGCCTTGCGTCATGTAcacaaatttaatataatcCATCGGGATGTTAAGCCAAGTAATTTCCTCTACAATCGTCGGCGACGTGAATTTCTTCTTGTGGATTTTGGGCTGGCCCAACATGTGAACTTGTCAACGATGGGTACTGCAGCATCTGGAGCAGCGGCTGCAATTgtgccacagcagcagcagcagcaaccatcAGCAGGTGGAGCAGCAAGTGGAACTGTAAATGGAGTAAATACCAAAAGACCCAGAGATTGTGGACGAGCAATGGAAATGGAGCTAACACCATCAAGTGTTGTTTCTTCGGCTGATGCTGTATTGGGTGGTGCTGTGAAACGGATGAGGCTGAACGAAGATGGTGGTGGAGGTAAGATGCCATTGAAGCCAGTGAATGAGATAATGGCAAATCCTCAATTTGCATCTGAATGTCAAACCAAAGACCACCAGGTACAGCCGCACGATGCTGCTGGACCTGATGAGCAACTGGCGGCTCCTTCGCCATCAACACAGCAGTCGTTGCCTCGTAccgagcagcagcaacagcatcaacCGCAGCAACAGCCAGCATCATCACAGCCACACCAAGTGGCGGCCAAATACAATACAAACCGTTGTGGCCAGACATCAGGTACAGCGGGAACTGGAACGGGAACCGGCGGCGGTGGGGGCGGTGGATCAGCATCCAATGGCAACGGAAAATGCTATTGCTTTGCCAATCCCTCGGTTTGCATTAACTGCCTAATGAAGAAAGAGGTGCATGCCTCCAGAGCCGGCACTCCAGGCTATCGTCCTCCCGAGGTGCTGCTTAAATATGCGGATCAGACAACGGCCGTTGATATCTGGGCAGCTGGCGTGATCTTTCTATCAATAATGTCATCGGTATATCCATTCTTCAAGGCACCGAATGATTATATAGCTTTAGCCGAAATTGTAACCATTTTTGGCGACCGGGCCATACGGAAAACAGCCGTGGCACTGGAACGGATGGTCACACTCAGTCAGCGTTCGCGTCCGCTTAATTTGCGAAATTTGTGCCTGCGTTTTCGCCATCGTGCCATCTTCAGTGATCCCAAGCTATTGAGGCACTACGAATCGCCTGAAGGACGATGTGATGTCTGCAAAAATTGTGATCAGTATTTCTTTAATTGTCTGTGCGAGGAGAGTGACTACGTGACGGAGCCATTGGATCCGTACGAGTGTTTTCCGGCATCAGCTTATGATTTGTTGCAGCGATTGCTTGAGGTGAATCCACATAAGCGTATAACTGCCGAAGAGGCATTGCAGCATGCCTTCTTTGTCGATGATCAGCAGCAGCGGGAGCAGCAACTGGAGCAAAAACATGAATTATTGACGCCACGTCGAGCTACACAGCCCCCGTCCACGCCTATCCGGCAAACGGCGGCCCGCAGACGTGTGCCAAAAAGTAAAGGAGCTGCTGCAGGCATACatctgcagcagcagcaacaacaacaacaccatgCAACATGGCAGCCGCAATtgccgcaacaacaacaacaacaacaacagcaacaaccaccATCACAACTACAACAATCCTCTCAACAATATGCCGTTAAATTCGAGCTGCTGCAAACGTCGCTCAACAAACTGTGA
- the LOC6648975 gene encoding zinc finger protein 593 homolog, with protein sequence MGMVQKRKKMHYGDTHLQRRWRVRNRRRDLDQIDTDLQTRSAELINQGVDLEKPGFAQFYCVHCAKYFINDTALQGHFRTKVHKRRLKALETEPYSIEESERAAGRGSFQKPKKRVMETQPSKEDVIAGKRIKVEEVPNKEGTTNMAQDDDQEELPSTSSSSAKPKRKRPQNMET encoded by the coding sequence ATGGGTATGGTACAGAAACGCAAGAAGATGCACTACGGTGATACACATCTTCAGCGTCGCTGGCGTGTACGTAATCGTCGACGCGACTTGGATCAAATCGATACTGATTTGCAGACTCGCAGCGCCGAACTGATCAATCAGGGTGTTGATCTTGAAAAGCCTGGATTTGCGCAATTCTATTGTGTGCATTGTGCTAAATATTTTATCAATGACACTGCCCTGCAGGGCCATTTTCGCACAAAAGTTCATAAACGCCGCCTCAAAGCCCTGGAAACGGAGCCTTACAGCATTGAGGAGTCGGAACGTGCCGCTGGACGTGGCAGCTTCCAGAAGCCCAAGAAACGTGTAATGGAAACACAGCCCAGCAAAGAAGATGTCATTGCTGGTAAACGTATCAAAGTCGAGGAAGTCCCCAACAAGGAAGGCACAACGAATATGGCTCAGGATGATGATCAAGAAGAACTACCCAGCACATCTTCATCGTCAGCGAAACCGAAACGCAAGAGACCACAAAATATGGAAACCTAA
- the LOC6648976 gene encoding high affinity copper uptake protein 1 isoform X1 gives MDHHNHGAPAVETIDHSMHHGHAGMHHDHSGLGSGTVTDPTVLASDISATTPMSMGMQHGAGHYHGGGTGTGMEHMMSMAFHFGYNETILFSWWHIDTVAGLIGSMIAIFLLALLYEGLKYYREYLFWKTYNLLEYRPVTGPQRNPEAPRLPSPAAAAPSPVQYVGEVVHKQPPSMLSLNHLFQTLLHILQVTLSFLLMLIFMTYNVWLCLMVVLGAAIGYFLFCWKKSVIVDVTEHCH, from the exons ATGGATCATCATAATCATGGTGCTCCCGCAGTGG AGACGATAGATCATTCCATGCACCATGGTCACGCTGGCATGCATCATGATCACAGTGGCCTGGGCAGTGGCACTGTAACAGATCCCACAGTTTTGGCCAGCGATATTTCCGCGACGACGCCCATGAGCATGGGAATGCAGCATGGAGCAGGTCATTATCATGGTGGCGGCACTGGCACTGGCATGGAGCACATGATGTCAATGGCG TTTCACTTTGGTTACAATGagacaattttgttttcctgGTGGCACATTGATACAGTGGCTGGTTTGATTGGTTCCATGATTGCCATTTTCCTGTTGGCATTACTCTACGAGGGTCTCAAATACTATCGTGAATATCTGTTCTGGAAGACATACAATTTGCTAGAATATCGTCCAGTGACAGGACCTCAACGTAATCCAGAGGCACCTCGCTTACCATCGCCAGCGGCGGCAGCTCCTTCGCCCGTGCA ATACGTTGGCGAAGTTGTGCACAAACAACC aCCTTCGATGTTGTCGCTGAATCATCTATTTCAGACGCTATTGCACATACTTCAAGTGACATTATCCTTCCTGCTTATGCTGATCTTTATGACCTACAATGTCTGGCTATGTCTGATGGTTGTCCTTGGAGCAGCAATTGGCTATTTTCTATTCTGCTGGAAGAAATCGGTTATTGTCGATGTCACCGAGCATTGTCACTAG
- the LOC6648976 gene encoding high affinity copper uptake protein 1 isoform X2 — MDHHNHGAPAVETIDHSMHHGHAGMHHDHSGLGSGTVTDPTVLASDISATTPMSMGMQHGAGHYHGGGTGTGMEHMMSMAFHFGYNETILFSWWHIDTVAGLIGSMIAIFLLALLYEGLKYYREYLFWKTYNLLEYRPVTGPQRNPEAPRLPSPAAAAPSPVQPSMLSLNHLFQTLLHILQVTLSFLLMLIFMTYNVWLCLMVVLGAAIGYFLFCWKKSVIVDVTEHCH, encoded by the exons ATGGATCATCATAATCATGGTGCTCCCGCAGTGG AGACGATAGATCATTCCATGCACCATGGTCACGCTGGCATGCATCATGATCACAGTGGCCTGGGCAGTGGCACTGTAACAGATCCCACAGTTTTGGCCAGCGATATTTCCGCGACGACGCCCATGAGCATGGGAATGCAGCATGGAGCAGGTCATTATCATGGTGGCGGCACTGGCACTGGCATGGAGCACATGATGTCAATGGCG TTTCACTTTGGTTACAATGagacaattttgttttcctgGTGGCACATTGATACAGTGGCTGGTTTGATTGGTTCCATGATTGCCATTTTCCTGTTGGCATTACTCTACGAGGGTCTCAAATACTATCGTGAATATCTGTTCTGGAAGACATACAATTTGCTAGAATATCGTCCAGTGACAGGACCTCAACGTAATCCAGAGGCACCTCGCTTACCATCGCCAGCGGCGGCAGCTCCTTCGCCCGTGCA aCCTTCGATGTTGTCGCTGAATCATCTATTTCAGACGCTATTGCACATACTTCAAGTGACATTATCCTTCCTGCTTATGCTGATCTTTATGACCTACAATGTCTGGCTATGTCTGATGGTTGTCCTTGGAGCAGCAATTGGCTATTTTCTATTCTGCTGGAAGAAATCGGTTATTGTCGATGTCACCGAGCATTGTCACTAG
- the LOC6648977 gene encoding luc7-like protein 3: MVDAARQMLDELMGRNRNLHPSEAGLKVNWEDPEFCQFYNVKFCPHDLFINTRADLGPCTRIHDEEAKQLYEEARPSQRKRQYEDEFLRFCNVMLHDVDRKIQKGKQRLQLMQRDQPSTPSPMLLAAKQQEQLQSLQARINKLLGEAEEAGIRGDVDQAQDLMTLCDELKEEKEQLQQQYESNAKLKLNPSPLQSPVNSQPSPSQMDETDTPESGTEDALNAAAIATESVDSTEANSSRTSPDGTVATTTTTSASTDATNKTQANWSHETLPEKQMKVCEICGAFLIVGDAQQRIEDHLMGKQHLGYSKLRNAVNEINERRQKEREEDERRRREDRVQRFHSSSSSYDNRREQRDYRERSRDYIQNRQPSDRRHHHHKSSSSHHGHSYSRTSSSSNRSSSSRHHNHYRHDSRDRHCRSRSRSRY, translated from the exons ATGGTGGACGCTGCCAGGCAAATGCTCGATGAGCTAATGGGACGCAATCGAAATCTGCATCCTTCAGAAGCAGGACTTAAAGTTAATTGGGAGGATCCCGAG TTCTGTCAATTTTACAATGTGAAATTTTGCCCCCACGATCTATTCATCAACACACGCGCTGATCTCGGTCCCTGCACTCGCATCCATGACGAAGAGGCCAAACAATTATACGAGGAAGCTCGCCCATCACAACGGAAACGTCAATACGAAGATGAATTCCTACGCTTCTGCAATGTGATGCTACACGATGTGGacagaaagattcagaagGGCAAACAACGTTTGCAACTTATGCAGCGTGATCAACCATCAACACCTTCACCTATGCTCCTGGCGGCCAAGCAACAGGAACAACTCCAGAGTCTTCAGGCGCGCATTAACAAACTTCTTGGCGAGGCCGAGGAGGCGGGCATACGGGGAGATGTTGATCAGGCGCAGGATCTTATGACACTCTGCGATGAACTCAAGGAGGAGAAAgagcaactgcagcagcaatATGAGTCCAATGCCAAGTTAAAGCTAAATCCATCACCACTTCAATCACCAGTCAATAGTCAGCCAAGTCCAAGTCAAATGGATGAGACGGATACACCTGAATCTGGGACAGAAGATGCCCTAAATGCTGCAGCCATAGCCACAGAGTCAGTGGATAGTACAGAGGCAAACTCTTCAAGAACCTCACCAGATGGCACGGTGGcgaccacaacaacaacatcagcatcaacagaTGCCACCAATAAAACGCAAGCCAATTGGTCACATGAAACGCTACCCGAGAAGCAAATGAAGGTGTGCGAAATATGTGGAGCGTTTCTAATTGTTGGCGATGCCCAGCAACGTATCGAGGATCATTTAATGGGTAAACAGCATTTGGGTTATTCCAAATTGCGTAATGCCGTCAATGAAATTAATGAACGACGTCAAAAAGAACGCGAAGAAGATGAACGAAGACGTCGCGAGGATCGGGTCCAACGTTTCCATTCATCCTCCTCGTCCTACGACAATAGACG cGAACAACGTGATTATCGTGAGCGCAGCCGCGACTACATTCAGAATCGTCAACCATCGGATAGACGTCACC ATCATCATAAGTCGTCGTCATCCCATCATGGTCATTCGTATTCGcgaaccagcagcagcagcaatcggAGCAGCAGTAGTCGCCATCATAACCATTACCGACACGATAGTCGGGATCGGCATTGTCGTAGTCGGAGTAGAAGTCGCTATTAA